One window of Sinorhizobium numidicum genomic DNA carries:
- a CDS encoding class I SAM-dependent methyltransferase has protein sequence MERESRQTHWENVYTRKGEDEVSWFQESPTPSLELIAEVGATPETAIVDIGGGASRLVDSLAVKGFRAVTVLDLSGAALTAAKARLGDRAASIRWIVADVTMWQPKESYDIWHDRGTFHFLTEATERAAYIERLHKGLRTGGHAIIATFAPDGPERCSGLPVMRYSPESLAETLGNAFRLVDSRRHEHSTPWGSKQSFQFSVFRHEA, from the coding sequence ATGGAGCGTGAGAGCCGCCAGACCCATTGGGAAAACGTCTATACCCGCAAGGGCGAGGACGAGGTCAGTTGGTTTCAGGAGAGTCCCACGCCCTCGCTGGAGCTGATCGCCGAGGTTGGCGCAACGCCCGAGACCGCCATCGTCGACATCGGCGGCGGGGCCTCGCGCCTTGTCGACAGTCTCGCTGTCAAGGGATTTCGCGCCGTCACCGTGCTGGACCTGTCGGGCGCTGCGCTCACGGCCGCGAAGGCCCGCCTTGGCGACCGCGCCGCAAGCATTCGCTGGATCGTCGCGGACGTGACGATGTGGCAGCCGAAGGAGAGCTACGATATCTGGCACGACCGGGGCACGTTCCACTTCCTCACAGAAGCGACCGAGCGGGCCGCCTACATCGAGCGCCTGCACAAAGGTTTGAGGACAGGTGGACACGCGATTATCGCGACATTTGCACCGGATGGGCCGGAGCGGTGCAGCGGTCTGCCGGTCATGCGCTACAGCCCGGAAAGCCTGGCCGAGACACTTGGCAACGCCTTCCGTCTCGTCGATAGCCGCAGACACGAACACTCCACACCCTGGGGCTCAAAGCAATCCTTCCAGTTCAGCGTGTTCCGGCATGAGGCATGA
- a CDS encoding alpha/beta fold hydrolase: protein MERHDDDLSNFEAHGAAPLPPADDEGYVENDGARIRYATHGAGPPVILLHGGLGHSGNWGYQVPALLKSGRQVVLIDSRGHGRSTRDLRRFTYELMASDVLAVMDALRLKKAAVVGWSDGACTALILAMKVPDRIAGVFFFGCNMDPSGAKEFVSTPTIDRCFRRHAKDYADLSTTPDQFEAFVEAVSEMMKTEPNYSAAALADIRVPVAIVHSEHDDFIKAEHANYLAGSIPGAELILLAGVSHFAPLQRPELFNEVMCDFLDRVLPGKK, encoded by the coding sequence ATGGAACGACACGACGACGATCTCAGCAATTTCGAGGCGCATGGCGCGGCACCCTTGCCGCCGGCCGACGATGAAGGTTATGTCGAGAATGACGGCGCTCGAATCCGGTACGCGACCCATGGGGCCGGTCCGCCGGTCATTCTGCTGCATGGCGGCCTCGGCCACAGCGGCAATTGGGGCTATCAGGTTCCGGCGCTGCTCAAGTCCGGACGCCAGGTGGTGCTCATCGATAGCCGTGGTCATGGCCGCAGCACGCGCGATCTCAGGCGCTTTACCTATGAGCTGATGGCCTCCGATGTGCTCGCGGTGATGGACGCGCTGCGGCTGAAAAAGGCGGCCGTCGTCGGCTGGAGTGACGGTGCGTGCACCGCCTTGATCCTCGCAATGAAGGTCCCCGACCGCATCGCCGGCGTATTCTTCTTCGGCTGCAACATGGATCCGAGCGGCGCAAAGGAATTCGTGTCCACACCCACCATCGACCGCTGTTTCCGCCGGCACGCGAAGGACTATGCCGACCTGTCGACCACGCCCGATCAATTCGAGGCCTTTGTCGAAGCGGTCAGCGAGATGATGAAGACGGAACCCAACTATTCTGCGGCCGCTCTGGCCGATATTCGCGTGCCGGTCGCGATCGTCCACAGCGAGCACGACGACTTCATCAAAGCCGAACATGCCAATTATCTTGCGGGGAGTATTCCCGGAGCGGAACTGATCCTGCTTGCCGGAGTAAGCCATTTCGCGCCCCTGC
- a CDS encoding cobyric acid synthase translates to MTRRIMLQGTGSDVGKSVLVAGLCRLAANRGLKVTPFKPQNMSNNAAVSDDGGEIGRAQWLQALAARVPSSVHMNPVLLKPQSDVGSQIILQGRVAGHAKGREYQALKPKLLGAVMESFELISAGADLVVVEGAGSPAEINLRAGDIANMGFATRADVPVVLVGDIDRGGVIASLVGTHAILPEEDRKMVTGYLINKFRGDVTLFEDGIAAVQQFTGWPCFGVVRWLKSAARLPAEDSVVLERLTRGSGKALKVAVPVLSRIANFDDLDPLINEPDVDLVFVRPGAPLPDDAALVIIPGSKSTIGDLSDFRAHGWDRDLERHVRRGGRVIGICGGYQMLGTCVTDPLGIEGSEREIAGLGLLAVETEMAPEKTVRNSRAWSLEHDVVLEGYEIHLGRTTGADCDRAPVSIDGRRDGALSADGKVMGTYLHGLFGSDAYRAALLRSFGIEGGGSNYRQSVDAALDDIAVELEAVLDRAWLEGLLG, encoded by the coding sequence ATGACGCGCAGGATCATGCTTCAGGGAACCGGCTCGGATGTCGGAAAATCGGTATTGGTGGCCGGGCTCTGCCGGCTCGCCGCCAATCGCGGCTTGAAGGTGACACCGTTCAAGCCGCAAAACATGTCGAACAATGCCGCCGTCTCCGATGATGGCGGCGAGATCGGCCGGGCGCAATGGCTGCAGGCGCTGGCCGCGCGCGTGCCATCGTCCGTGCACATGAACCCGGTGCTGCTGAAGCCGCAGTCGGATGTGGGCAGCCAGATCATTCTGCAGGGCAGGGTCGCGGGGCATGCGAAGGGCAGGGAATACCAGGCACTGAAGCCGAAGCTACTCGGCGCGGTAATGGAGAGCTTCGAGCTGATTTCGGCCGGTGCCGATCTCGTCGTCGTCGAGGGTGCGGGTTCGCCCGCCGAAATCAATCTCAGGGCCGGCGATATCGCCAATATGGGCTTTGCCACACGCGCCGACGTGCCGGTCGTTCTCGTCGGCGACATCGACCGCGGCGGTGTCATCGCTTCGCTGGTCGGCACGCATGCGATCCTGCCGGAAGAAGACCGGAAGATGGTCACCGGCTATCTCATCAACAAGTTCCGTGGCGACGTCACGCTCTTCGAGGACGGGATCGCGGCGGTTCAGCAGTTCACCGGCTGGCCCTGCTTCGGCGTCGTGCGCTGGCTGAAGAGTGCCGCACGATTGCCGGCAGAGGACTCTGTCGTGCTGGAGAGGCTCACGCGCGGCAGCGGCAAGGCGCTGAAGGTCGCCGTGCCGGTCCTGTCACGCATTGCCAATTTCGACGATCTCGACCCGCTGATCAATGAGCCGGATGTCGATCTCGTCTTCGTTCGGCCGGGCGCACCTCTTCCTGACGACGCGGCGCTGGTGATCATTCCAGGCTCGAAATCGACCATAGGCGATCTGAGCGATTTTCGCGCTCACGGGTGGGACCGCGACCTCGAGCGCCATGTGCGCCGCGGCGGCCGGGTGATCGGCATCTGCGGCGGTTACCAGATGCTCGGCACCTGCGTCACCGATCCGCTCGGCATCGAGGGAAGCGAGCGCGAGATCGCCGGTCTCGGGCTGCTGGCGGTCGAAACCGAGATGGCGCCGGAAAAGACCGTGCGCAACAGCCGCGCGTGGTCGCTGGAGCACGATGTGGTGCTCGAAGGCTACGAGATACATCTCGGCAGGACCACGGGCGCCGATTGCGATCGCGCCCCCGTTTCGATCGACGGGCGCCGCGACGGAGCGTTATCCGCGGACGGCAAGGTAATGGGAACCTATCTGCACGGTCTTTTCGGCAGCGACGCCTACCGGGCCGCACTGCTCAGAAGCTTCGGCATCGAGGGCGGTGGCAGCAATTACCGCCAGTCGGTCGATGCCGCGCTCGATGACATTGCCGTCGAACTCGAAGCGGTGCTCGACCGGGCCTGGCTGGAGGGATTGTTGGGGTAG